ATGAGGGGGCACGTTATTAACTGTACACATCCTGGTGATGGTGAGAAGGATATTTCTGTGCCCCAAGCTCATAACGACAGTCTCAGGGCCACTACCGAATTGTGCACTGCAACAGGACCTTGTCAGGCATACCTTAGATGGGGAGGTGTCCCTGGTCCTAAAAATGATCTTAAGATGCAGTACATGTGCCAGTGTCCTAATTCTTTTGCAGCTGGTGAGACAAAAGGTTGTTTAGTGAAAGTGTTGGATTgaaatttgtataatatataatccAGACACCAGTCTACTAGCACACAGGCAGGACTTGCCAGAACTGTGCCTGATTTATTGGTGGTATTGTAGTATCACACTgacattacaaacacacaaacaagtaagAAAATATAGAATATTCAACTGTACAGATTTATACAGTAATGCCCAATATTACATATTGAAATTGCCTTTATATATACCAGTTGATACAATGTACATCAAATTTTACAATGCGCTAGGCCAAGTTGACCCATTGGCTGGACGAGGGCAGAGTCCCGTTCCTAAATTAGGACGCGGGCAGGGCAGGCACCTCACACTCCCTTTATATTctcacatgctctctctcacacacacacacaaacatgcagtcACTTACGCTCATTCGCACAAATGCACATCTTCAGTTGTTTGGTGCACATGGCCACTTTTCCACTTGGTCATGGTAACATACAAAGCAACACCAGCCAGCAATTTGAGCGTTACACTgtccctcccctaaaaaaaattattatctgTGCCAggctctttatttttgttttgcaaGGTCTACATCTACATCCAGTGTCCTAGGGTGCAGATGCTAGTTCAGGGGCCAGGATTAGTCGTCACCTTGTCCAGAACTCAGAAATGGGCTGCCATCCACTTGCTCTACCTCAATCACTTCAGAAGTACCATGGTTTGGCCTGCCCAGGCAAACATGGCTTCTAAATCCTAACATTATACACCACTACTTATATGAAAGAAAGAGCAATACAACAGTAGGTAACAACATTTACCAATTGGGTAAAAAGTGGCAAACAGGTATATGTCTAAGATTCAAAATTGATATATATGGGAAAAGCTCACTACAGCAAAATCATGCAAATAGCCACAAGCCCACAATAATGAATAACATGCTCTATCAAACTACAAGAGCCTAGCTGAAAAGTTACTATGCATTAAGGGCACACCAAAATAagtttgaattaatgttaatttaACTCTTCCTGTTATCAAtagtgatcttttttttttcttttttttttgcagaaaATCATACTGTATTCACTGTCACATAAAATCTTCTCATCTTCAAAGATCAGAAAAGTCAAGGTAGAACCATAATTACCTTGATACACAAATTTTAAGATATGcttatcaatagcaataacataTTAACTCAATAAAATTAAAGGATTTTGTAATACCATTCCACATATGAACTAATTTATTCCTCCTAATTTTTTTCcagtaaaaaaggggaaaacaatataaataataacacctTGCAATTAAAATTGCTTTTCAGCATCTTATATATCATCTATGAACCTTCTTGTAAGGCCAACTAATCAATTTATTCtgttttaaaaagaagaaaaagaaaaaaaaaaaaaaaaattataaaattatttaGTCCGTGCAATCAGACCCGACTGATTATGCTTGTGTTTCGAAACAAAAACATAGACCTCTGAATATCATATTCCATCAATCAATAAGGCTATGAACAATCTTTTGGATTATACACTTCATGTATAATGGAAAACATCAAAAAAGCTAAATCAAGTGCATCACACCACAAACATCAGTTTCATGATAAAAACTTCGTGCTCAGAAAATTTCAAGAATGAATTCTTCGTTTAATTGTTTacataaaaaatgtttttttttttttttctcttttttaaactctctcctcctcttcttttttttttcttatggctTTCTCCCTCGATGGAAAAGTGGGATGTGGCAGGTGGTGGTACGACTCCAGCTTAGAGAGGGCTGGTCATGTTAGGTCCCATGGAGTCAGGGGCATTCTTCATGAAATACTTCTCTAACTTAGCCAAAATGTGTTTACctgaaaggggagggaaatacaataataataatcatgtaaaCGTAACTTAAATCACCAGTTTTGCTATCTTACCTATAGCATAGAAAAAGTTAATCACCAAACAGGTTATCCAATGTAAAgaaaattttcatgaaaataagaAACCCAAGACACTCACCATAAGTATACTTGCGGAGAGTTGAAATGTGTGGGCGGATCTTGTGCATGAGCATTTTTCGCTGGGCAGGTTCAGCCACATCTATCATCTTCTGCACCACATAGTTAGCATACTGATCCTTCATTAACATCAGCAGAGAGCTGTGTGCATTGTCGTTATATCCACACACCTGGAAATGTAGAGCAAATATGCTTTAATATTGGATTCCATCTGTGTTTATATTCAGGAATCTTTTAAATGTCTTTTTCATCAACAAACTTGTAAATTAAATGCCAGAACCGAAAAAATCCACCAGTGGATTTCCTCAACAATTCTTACTAATTCCTGATATGTAGTATTCACAAAAGCCTGGCATTATATATCCATTAAATAAATATTGCATAAAAATAAATCTCAAATAAATTCATGAAAGTGTTATATagcaataaaaaacagaaaagaaaacgatgTCAATATACAATCGATGATAGTTATACCTCAATCATATTTACCTCTTCAATGAGCATGGCCCTCTCGGCACGGGTAGCATGCGTCACACACTTCTCTACTACGTTTGAGGCAAATTTATGCTGAGAGAGCTTTAGAACCCCGCCACGCACCACGCCAACGATCTTGCTCTTATCTTCTGGTTTTCCATgctctgggggagagggagaaaaaatattcTATTTAATAATCTTATTTGTGATGTATCTTAACcagaaaaaatcatacatattaTGATTGGGGGGAGAAAAAAGTTGTGGGTCTGTAACATTCAAAAGTAAAATCTTACCAAGCACATGTTGGATGACATAATTGCCATACTGATCCTGTAACAGCTGTTCGGTATGTTGGTGTAGCTCCTCAAGCACTGGGGACGTTTGGTCTCCAGTGCAGTGCTCCAAGATACGCTGAATAACACGGCAACCATAGGGGTGTGTAGAGAGGGTGAAGACTTGCCCCTGTAAAAAAGGAATGTAAACTGAACAGTCTATACCTTTGCACTGGTAACATAAATGAATTTTTGTATCTGAGGCACTCCGATATACTTTATCCATATAtactgataaaaaggaaaaaataatgcttATAGAGTACCTGGAAAGCATTGATGATAAACTGTAAGGCCATGGGATCCACACACTCAATGCATTTTTGCACGACATGGTTGCCTGTGAATTGAAAAACATGGATTAACGTACATACTAGTTTTGTTTCCTTCTAGCATTTATAATGATGCATGTAAAACACTATATGGAGGTGCAGTTCTTAAAGTCACCCCTTACCATTCTGATCCTTAACACATTTGAGGACATGGCCATCCAGTTCACGCACGATGTCTTTCTGCTGGTCCTGAGTAATGCACTCAAGAGCCTTCTGAATCACACGGCATCCATACATCTGTAGTGCTAAAGGCAAAACGTGGCCACGAATCTTGTTTGCCAAGACAGTCTTCTGCTCGGGGGTTCCAAATTCAAAGAACTTCTGAATCACGTAATTACCTGTGAACAAGATTTTATTCAATTTATGGTTAAATATTACTCAAGACATTTTATATTCACAAATAAATTTATTTTCAAACAAATATTCTCTCATGCAAATATTGCAAATATACTGCAATCATTTCCTCATCTGACAGTATTtgatatacaaatagaaaaattaaTTTTTGCAATACATACCAAACACATCAGTCATTAAAGAATAAGCTGCTGTTAGGATTTCGTTGAATACCATCTGCTTTTCAGCTGGTGTTGCTCGTTCAAGCTTTTGTTGAATGAAcctacaataaagaaagaaatttggATAAATAACAATGCATAAATGATGTAAATTCATAGTAAGAGGTAACAAAATGAACAAGATAACATTTGAATTTCACAAGAAATAATCTTTGCCTTCAGTAATAAATATACCTGGAACCATGCTGGTCTTGGCTGAATTCCACTATGTGGTTGGCCAAGTCTCTGAGCTGCAGGTTGGGGAATCGATTGTTTCGGAAGTCCTCCAGTAAGCGCGAGCGACCAGTACATTTTTCCAAGCTCAGGTTTCGTTTTATGGGTGGGAATAAGGATGAGGATCCGCCAGAAGTGAACATTCCATTTGTGGAACCATTTCGGAACTTTGCTTCTGCTCCTGGTGCAGCAGAGATGACACGGTTACCAGACATTAGGGCACCTAGTGGCAGTGCCGAAGAGGTGTTACTGAGGCTTGGGGGTGGTGTCAGGCTACCAGAGGTTAGACCAATAGGCCCAGGGGATGCGGTAACTGTACCAAGTGCTCCATAGTTGCTCGTCCATTTGCCACTTCGGAAATCTTGAGAAAGTGGTGACAGAACTGAAGTGGTACGGTCTAAGGAATCACGTCGCCCCATGCTACCTCCAAGACCTGAAAGGAGTTGGTAATCTTTGTCATGTGATCTTCCCTTTAACTTTTGAGGAGAATGTTATGAAATGCAATTCAGTTAAATTTAGGGGATGCACCTTTTCAATTGAAGACGCTACATACACTCTTAATTATTAAATGATATTCCAGCTCACAAAATTCAGTTATAAAGTTGTTAATGGATGGGACTTACCACCACCTAAATTGCCAATAGCAGGGGATCCAATGGTGCCCAGGGTGCTATTGCCAAAACCTAGACTACTAGTTTGCAGACCCAACGAGTAGTTGTTGCCTGTTAGTGCATTGGAAGTCTGCAGGCCTTGCGAGAGGGAATCTGCAACAATGAGAAACGAACCACACACTATAATAATCTATGTTGTACTGTTGCATGACAGGATGCACTTATTACACAAGATCAACGTCGTACTGTGACTTTgtgattaataaatattattaatgaagGCTAATAAACAACATGCAAGATCTGACTAAGATGGTGCCATCACCCACACCTGTAAATCACAGCACATCCTTGATACAAGTCTGAATAGTTTGTGTATGTCCATTTCTTTTCCCTTAGCCAGGGACAGTGTAGCAGTGTTATTAGTATCACACTTAGGTTCTGATGTATTCATCATGCAAAATCATTTAAAACTGGCCAGTTCATATGGAGAAAGTTTATGTAAATAATAGTTTCTTTATGAATCATCTTGTTATTCTACTACTTATCCATGAGCAACTAGCCAGTAAATTGGTTATTGGGGTCTTGGGATGTTAGCTTTCACAACATACAGTATTCATATTGGTTACACTCAACATGCGTACCAGCAAGTGTGTTCCCAGTGAAGGTCTGGGTGCTGTTTAGGCTCGGAGTCTGGCTGTTGTTGTAGATGGAGGCTGGTGGAGTTCCTATCTGGGGTGCCTGCAACACATGAAGATCATTAAGAACTGTTACTATCTATATCATCAAGACTAAATCTTGCCAATCCCCTTTGTAAACAAGATCAGCTTTCTCATGTTCATCTACTGTCCAATCATAATTCATGCCCAGTAGACCAGGCATCTCACATGAATGCAAATAGAGGAATGGGATTAAGGCAGTACCTGGTTTCCTAGTAGCCTCATGTTATTGGCAGCAGCAGCCTGAGCTCCATTGGCACCATTGATAATAACTGGTGCAGGGGAGACAAGTCGTACTGGGGCACCATTACCTACTCCTCGGAGGTTGCCCATCAAAACTGCCCCATTTTGATCATAATAGGCTGGGATTACCTGCTGTAGTAGAAGAAACATGGCAAAACTTTAGTATGTGGAGACCAAGAAGAAATTTATTTGCAAGCATTATTGTATCTTATATTTCAGTGattgttcacatacacacacttgcatcatatacatacacatacaagtgtaTTGttttcatcactcactcactctcacacatgtTGTATAAATGAATGGAATCAACATTATATGTGGAAAATAATTAATTGCACAAGATAAATAAGAATTACAAAAATATTTAGTAAATATCTGAACACATTGAATACATAATgttgtatccatatacatagtgGATACATATCaaacatgtatgcataatgaTAAATTATGTAATACCTGATATTGTGAAAGTGGTCCCTGTAAGTTGCCTGCTGCAGCTGCAGCCGCTGCCAAGTTACCATTGCTTTGATTGGTAACTTCACTGGTTTGCGATGGAGAGATTGGTCTCCTGGGCTGACCACCCGGTCCCTGCTGTTGGATGATATTTGCTGGATACACGCCCCAGTGCACCCCATAGTACTGAGGAATCACTGCTGTCGGACCTATCACAACACAATGTAATGATTCAGATGTAGTAACTTATCAGTCCTACAAAATCTAACACAACAGCCAATCACATATAAACTATGCACTATTGCAGTAATAAAATACCCACAGTGAAATACTTTGTTATGTTACAGATTTCCTGCAAGCATTAATATTAAAACACTAGTCCATGCAAGATAAACAGGGGGTAAAATAGATGTAAAAGCCAAGCATGCCAGGTGAGAAGCTTTAGTAAATGATGGGATGTAAGAAAATCTACTGTAAACTTTCAGTATAACTTCCAAAAGAACAAAGTACATTGACAGATAAAAACTATCAAGACTGAAGAAAAGAGCATACACCTCTATGGAAACACTATTTACTAGAAACCTTATTGAattaagagagaaattgaaaaaagatagaagaaatctCAAATCTAAAAGTATCTAAAGATAATAGCAGTGAAGAGCAACAGAGGATGAAATTCCAGGTCCGACTGGCAGGAAGAGGTGGGCTAATCACCAGTTTGTAGCATGTAGCAAGAGAAGAACAAAGTCTCATTAACCAAAGTTAAAACTAAACAAGGTtcgaaagaagagcaagaaagtaCTTACCAGTTATTAGGGTCCCCACGTATGGCTCCTGGGCATTGATCACATATGGTGCACTAAATGCTGCTGGTGCTGCCAAGCCTGCAGACAGGGGCATTGTTAAGTATACTTTTATTTCAAAAGAAGCTTCAAAATGTCGGAAAATAAGCTTTAATGTTGGAAATTGACAACTACATATGCAGTCTAACTTaagataccagtaataataattgatatgatGTAATAATACAAAAGCATTAGCAACCCTTCCAGGTCTCAAATCAGCTAACAAATCCCATTAGCTGGTTCGCAGATGAAAGAAGTTTTATGCATCTTTATGATCAACACTGACAACTACAGCAGTTGTTAGTAATAACTGGTAAGACATTGACATCACATAATACACAAGGTTCACAAAATAAACAGGACTGTCTACTACTATATGACTGAATAACCAGAATGGAAATGTCAAATGTCAGTCTTACACTTCAATttgcatataaaaaataatgataaaacaacaatgacaatatccTACATTTTatatcttccttatcctcttcagataacacacacacacacacaaaatcttatCAGTTATCATTCTTGTTCCTCCGTTCACACAACAGCATTACACATCATTATCCCAAGTAGAGGTATTTACTCATTAAGAAGTATCATATAATGAAGCTAAATCAGGTCAACCCTACAGCTtgatttttctatatctatagcttTCTTTAGCCATTACTTACATCTTCTTGGAAATTCTATTATTCCTATGAAAACATTTTCAAGAACCAAAAAAAatttagcaaaaaagaaaagaaaagaaaaatcatgtgtgtgtgtgtgtgtgtgtgtgtgtgtgatatatatatatatatatatacacacacacacacacacacacacacacatacacacccaggcacacaaacacacccacacacatgtatgtatatatataatatatatgtatatacatacacaaacacagatatatatttatatacatatatatacacatacatacatataaatatatatatacacatacatacatataaatatatatatacacatacatacatataaatatatatatacacatacatacatataaatatatatatacacatacatacatataaatatatatatacacatacaaatatatatatacatatacatgcatgcaaatatatatacacatatacatgcatgcacacacacacacacacacacacacacacacacacacacacactaatatatatatatatatatatatatatatatatatatatatatatatatatatatatatatatatatatatatacatacatacatacataaatacacacacatacatacatgcatatatatatatacatatatatacatatatatatatatatatatatatatatatatatatatatgtatatatatgtatatatatgcatgtatatatatgcatgtatgtatatgtgtgtgtacttatgtatgtatgtatgtatgtatatatatatacacatatacatacatgcatatacatacatacatgcatatatatatatacatatacatacatacatgcatatatatatatatatatatatatatatatatatatatatatatatatatatacacatatacatacatacatgcatatatatatatacatatacatacatacatgcatatatatatatacatatacatacatacatacatatatatatacatatacatacatacatgcatatatatatatacatatacatacatacatgcatatatatatatacatatacatatacatacatgcatatatatatatacatatacatatacatacatgcatatatatatatacatatacatatacatacatgcatatatatatatacatatacatacatacatgcatatatatatatatacatatacatacatacatgcatatatatatatacatatacatacatacatgcatatatatatatacatatacatacatacatgcatatatatatatatatacatatacatacatacatgcatatatatatatatacatatacatacatacatgcatatatatatatatacatatacatacatacatgcatatatatatatatacatatacatacatacatgcatatatatatatatacatatacatacatacatgcatatatatatacatatacatacatacatacatgcatatatatatatacatatacatacatacatgcatatatatatatacatatacatacatacatgcatatatatatatacatatacatacatacatgcatatatatatacatatacatacatacatgcatatatatatacatatacatacatacatgcatatatatatacatatacatacatacatgcatatatatatacatatacatacatacatgcatatatatatacatatacatacatacatgcatatatatatacatatacatacatacatgcatatatatatatatatatatacatatacatacatacaagcatatacatatacatatacatacatacatgcatatatatatatacatatacatacatgcatgcatatatatatacatatacatacatgcatgcatatatatatacatatacatacatgcatgcatatatatatatacatatacatacatgcaagcatatatatatatatacatatacatacatacatgcatatatatatacatatacatacatacatgcatatatatatacatatacatacatacatgcatatatatatatacatatacatacatacatgcatatatatatacatatacatacatacatgcatatatatacatatacatacatacatgcatatatatatacatacatacatgatatatacatatacatacatacatgcatatatatacatatacatacatacatgcatatatatacatatacatacaaacatgcatatatataaacatatacatacatacatacatatacatacatgcatatatatatattatatacatacatacatacaattatatatataaacataatacatacatacatacaattatatatatataaacataatacatacatacatacatatatatacatatacatacatacatacatatatatacatatatatacatatacatacatacatatacacatacacatatatacatgcatatacatacatacatatatgcatatacatacatacatatatatacatacatacatatatacacatacacatatacatacatatatacatacatatatacatatacacacatatatacatatacacacatacatacatacatatatacatatacatacatacatacatatatacatatacatacatacatatatacatatacatataaacatatttatatatacatataaacatatttatatatacacacatatttacatacataaatatatacataaatacatatttatacataatacacacacacacacacacacacacacacacacacacacacacacacacacatatatatatatatatatatatatatatatatatatatatatatatatatgtgtgtgtgtgtgtgtgtgtgtgtgtgtgtattatgtataaatatgtatgtatgtatatatttatgcatgtaaatatgtttatatatatacataatacatacacacatatatacatactacatacacatacatatatatatatacataatacatacacatatatgtatacatacacatatatacatatacatacatatacatatacatacatacacatatatacatatatatacatgcatatacatacatatatatacatgcatatacatacatatacatacacacatatatatacatatacatacacatacacatacattctgtGACAAAGGTAAAATATAATTTCAGTTTATCTGATAATTTTCCCaagttcctccctctccctccacccccgccaccccAAGAAAAACATTTAATTCTTGCCAAGGCAAATTATCTATAATTttcaccctcaaaaaaaagatgataaaatacaaaaaggaggggtgaggaatgaAGATGATGGACAAGTAGATAATATGTATTGTATAAAagcaagggaagtgagggaatagggaaggggtacAAAAtaattgtgtgcatatatatacacacatacatatacatatatacatacacacacacacacacacacacacacacacacacacacacacacacacacatatatatatatatagatagatagatatacatttacatatgtatacatatgtaaatgtatatatacttgtacatacatacatacgtatatatacacatatacatacatacatacatatgtatgtatacacatatacatacatacatacatatgtatgtatacacatatacatacatacatacatatgtatgtatacacatatacatacatacatacatatgtatgtatacacatatacatacatacatacatatgtatgtatacacatatacatacatacatacatatgtatgtatacacatatacatacatacatacatatgtatgtatacacatatacatacatacatatgtatgtatacacatatacatacatacatacatacatatgtatgtatacacatatacatacatacatacatatgtatgtatacacatatacatacatacatacatacatatgtatgtatacacatatacatacatacatacatatgtatgtatacacatatacatacatacatacatatgtatgtatacacatatacatacatacatacatatgtatgtatacacatatatatacatacctacatacatacatatgtatgtatacacatacatacatacatacatgtgtatatatacacatatacatacatacatacatgtgtatatatacatatacatacatacatacatacatgtgtatatatacacatatacatacatacatacatacatgtgtatatatacacatatacatacatacatacatacatgtgtatatatacacatatacatacatacatacatacatgtgtatatatacacatatacatacatacatacatacatgtgtatatatacacatatacatacatacatacatacatgtgtatatatacacatatacatacatacatacatacatgtgtatatatacacatatacatacatacatacatatgtatgtatacacatatacatacatacatacatacatgtgtatatatacacatatacatacatacatacatacatgtgtatatatacacatatacatacatacatacatacatgtgtatatatacacatatacatacatacatacatacatgtgtatatatacacatatacatacatacatacatacatgtgtatatatacacatatacatacatacatacatacatgtgtatatatacacatatacatacatacatacatacatgtgtatatatacacatatacatacatacatacatacatgtgtatatatacacatatacatacatacatacatatgtatgtatacacatatacatacatacatacatacatgtgtatatatacacatatacatacatacatacatacatgtgtatatatacacatatacatacatacatacatacatgtgtatatatacacatatacatacatacatacatacatgtgtatatatacacatatacatacatacatacatacatgtgtatatatacacatatacatacatacatacatacatgtgtatatatacacatatac
The sequence above is a segment of the Penaeus vannamei isolate JL-2024 chromosome 31, ASM4276789v1, whole genome shotgun sequence genome. Coding sequences within it:
- the pum gene encoding pumilio homolog 2 isoform X16; translation: MDYARLMKWSRGMYEGDPSVAMMAGRHIPQPTPPQPIRPQLQVPGPYMEYGRSPARSQDDEQVNYFCQRPNHDNDFAYQKGQRWALGDDSVIDVSRENGLNANVVTSHDRQIHAATGQVSRRVEYGQQIAPAKKLWGVEEGKTDNKGIFNIGEPTWREAAWSTGHPTDHGVGQSHGLSMGVGQRGPGRPQFPGGDSVLSPRASDHAGVGLKMVEYVLASSPTGKDLDARMANLQLRNGGVETSKDKKDKAPSPFDPTKKDVENGNAPQANGIVQNGLDDDKTFNVLQSHSRTPGSRQGSPSEEDINKNGMVTGVGVKEPELVGGGVVMGGPSAQVLGHLDHPGFEGVGGGAVGGGAVGGMGGPAGILDPSMSGAGGPFSSPAGPDYSNMATSMPMDSPTLLPGPQPQNFTDNQQLFRSAQQQQGGPNHQPIQLLAQQQYLAAQAAQQQGLAAPAAFSAPYVINAQEPYVGTLITGPTAVIPQYYGVHWGVYPANIIQQQGPGGQPRRPISPSQTSEVTNQSNGNLAAAAAAAGNLQGPLSQYQQVIPAYYDQNGAVLMGNLRGVGNGAPVRLVSPAPVIINGANGAQAAAANNMRLLGNQAPQIGTPPASIYNNSQTPSLNSTQTFTGNTLAGLGGSMGRRDSLDRTTSVLSPLSQDFRSGKWTSNYGALGTVTASPGPIGLTSGSLTPPPSLSNTSSALPLGALMSGNRVISAAPGAEAKFRNGSTNGMFTSGGSSSLFPPIKRNLSLEKCTGRSRLLEDFRNNRFPNLQLRDLANHIVEFSQDQHGSRFIQQKLERATPAEKQMVFNEILTAAYSLMTDVFGNYVIQKFFEFGTPEQKTVLANKIRGHVLPLALQMYGCRVIQKALECITQDQQKDIVRELDGHVLKCVKDQNGNHVVQKCIECVDPMALQFIINAFQGQVFTLSTHPYGCRVIQRILEHCTGDQTSPVLEELHQHTEQLLQDQYGNYVIQHVLEHGKPEDKSKIVGVVRGGVLKLSQHKFASNVVEKCVTHATRAERAMLIEEVNMIEVCGYNDNAHSSLLMLMKDQYANYVVQKMIDVAEPAQRKMLMHKIRPHISTLRKYTYGKHILAKLEKYFMKNAPDSMGPNMTSPL
- the pum gene encoding pumilio homolog 2 isoform X2; translation: MDYARLMKWSRGMYEGDPSVAMMAGRHIPQPTPPQPIRPQLQVPGPYMEYGRSPARSQDDEQVNYFCQRPNHDNDFAYQKGQRWALGDDSVIDVSRENGLNANVVTSHDRQIHAATGQVSRRVEYGQQIAPAKKLWGVEEGKTDNKGIFNIGEPTWREAAWSTGHPTDHGVGQSHGLSMGVGQRGPGRPQFPGGDSVLSPRASDHAGVGLKMVEYVLASSPTGKDLDARMANLQLRNGGVETSKDKKDKAPSPFDPTKKDVENGNAPQANGIVQNGLDDDKTFNVLQSHSRTPGSRQGSPSEEDINKNGMVTGVGVKEPELVGGGVVMGGPSAQVLGHLDHPGFEGVGGGAVGGGAVGGMGGPAGILDPSMSGAGGPFSSPAGPDYSNMATSMPMDSPTLLPGPQPQNFTDNQQLFRSAQQQQGGPNHQPIQLLAQQQYLAAQAAQQQGLAAPAAFSAPYVINAQEPYVGTLITGPTAVIPQYYGVHWGVYPANIIQQQGPGGQPRRPISPSQTSEVTNQSNGNLAAAAAAAGNLQGPLSQYQQVIPAYYDQNGAVLMGNLRGVGNGAPVRLVSPAPVIINGANGAQAAAANNMRLLGNQAPQIGTPPASIYNNSQTPSLNSTQTFTGNTLADSLSQGLQTSNALTGNNYSLGLQTSSLGFGNSTLGTIGSPAIGNLGGGLGGSMGRRDSLDRTTSVLSPLSQDFRSGKWTSNYGALGTVTASPGPIGLTSGSLTPPPSLSNTSSALPLGALMSGNRVISAAPGAEAKFRNGSTNGMFTSGGSSSLFPPIKRNLSLEKCTGRSRLLEDFRNNRFPNLQLRDLANHIVEFSQDQHGSRFIQQKLERATPAEKQMVFNEILTAAYSLMTDVFGNYVIQKFFEFGTPEQKTVLANKIRGHVLPLALQMYGCRVIQKALECITQDQQKDIVRELDGHVLKCVKDQNGNHVVQKCIECVDPMALQFIINAFQGQVFTLSTHPYGCRVIQRILEHCTGDQTSPVLEELHQHTEQLLQDQYGNYVIQHVLEHGKPEDKSKIVGVVRGGVLKLSQHKFASNVVEKCVTHATRAERAMLIEEVCGYNDNAHSSLLMLMKDQYANYVVQKMIDVAEPAQRKMLMHKIRPHISTLRKYTYGKHILAKLEKYFMKNAPDSMGPNMTSPL